A single region of the Brassica rapa cultivar Chiifu-401-42 chromosome A03, CAAS_Brap_v3.01, whole genome shotgun sequence genome encodes:
- the LOC117132395 gene encoding uncharacterized protein LOC117132395, producing MVIYDTSPQSVTCGVTILSENVTLTVTFVYGFNLVDDRRSLWDHLRNLQATTPVSAYPWSVLGDFNQMLRTSHHSNHLTSRVDDSGIDDANIGLQDAQLFEAQAKGLPFTWRNSQDDNPISTKIDHAFINQPWSTAFPDSYADFLDPSQSDHTPCLLRMPSIRRQVIKPFKFFHHVIDHPEYAEKVTEAWSWDQITGTDQFKLRHYAEGQRAAGKC from the exons ATGGTTATATACGACACATCACCTCAATCAGTTACTTGCGGAGTCACCATTCTTTCCGAGAATGTCACGTTAACGGTTACTTTTGTTTATGGTTTCAACTTGGTCGACGATAGGAGGAGTTTATGGGATCATCTTCGTAATCTTCAGGCTACAACTCCGGTTTCTGCTTATCCATGGTCAGTTTTGGGTGATTTCAACCAAATGCTGCGTACATCCCATCACTCCAATCACCTTACCTCCCGTGTTGATGACTCGGGCATAGATGATGCAAACATTGGTCTTCAAGACGCTCAGTTGTTTGAGGCGCAGGCAAAAGGATTACCATTCACTTGGAGGAACAGTCAAGATGATAATCCAATCTCCACAAAAATCGATCATGCTTTCATCAACCAGCCTTGGTCTACAGCTTTTCCGGATTCCTACGCTGACTTCTTGGACCCGTCTCAATCAGATCATACGCCTTGCCTCCTTCGGATGCCTTCTATTAGACGGCAGGTTATTAAACCTTTCAAGTTCTTTCACCACGTTATAGATCATCCTGAATATGCAGAGAAAGTGACTGAAGCCTGGAGCTGGGATCAGATAACAGGCACAGATCAATTCAAGCTG CGGCATTACGCAGAGGGTCAAAGAGCAGCAGGAAAATGTTAG
- the LOC103857085 gene encoding leucine-rich repeat extensin-like protein 5 has product MDCDFRNKSGPPYGRPMYPSPSPSSTHPMYNGPPGYPKIGQQSSHGQPFFPPPERNPSFQHNPSPSSSSGLGIKVTLKPEYRITPPPPLLPRVGDVPRSSFQFDFGLERKVLAEAEKENPDWSKFGSEHPPPPSNFPPTPSPSMGVDPVVMKYAGLNREAVNIAVANYGDNPTKVQEFANGFTALREMGFPTNAVADALFMFENDTEKALSHLLHGSS; this is encoded by the exons ATGGATTGCGACTTCAGGAACAAGTCAGGTCCCCCCTACGGCCGCCCTATGTACCCATCTCCTTCTCCATCATCGACCCACCCTATGTACAACGGACCTCCGGGATACCCTAAGATCggtcaacaaagcagccacggCCAGCCGTTTTTCCCTCCGCCGGAGAGAAACCCCTCGTTTCAGCACAacccttctccttcttcttcat CTGGATTAGGAATCAAGGTGACTCTCAAGCCTGAGTATCGGATCACTCCTCCG CCTCCGTTGTTGCCTCGAGTTGGAGATGTTCCTCGGAGCAGCTTTCAGTTTGATTTTGGTTTAGAAAGGAAGGTTCTTGCTGAGGCAGAGAAGGAGAATCCGGATTGGAGCAAGTTTGGGTCTGAGCATCCTCCTCCACCGTCTAACTTTCCACCAACACCGTCACCTTCAATG GGTGTGGATCCTGTGGTGATGAAATATGCAGGGCTCAACCGAGAAGCGGTCAACATCGCAGTTGCAAACTATGGTGATAATCCCACAAAG GTTCAAGAGTTTGCAAATGGGTTCACGGCGTTAAGGGAAATGGGGTTCCCAACGAACGCTGTTGCAGATGCTCTCTTCATGTTTGAGAATGATACTGAGAAAGCATTGTCACATTTGCTCCATGGTTCTTCTTGA
- the LOC103857086 gene encoding probable inactive receptor kinase At5g53320, translating into MKSQVLVLVLIGAIFCIEAETIREDKHALLQFVSNISHSHSLNWSPTLPICTKWTGVTCDSNHSSVIALHLAATGLHGHLQLKDIARLTNLQFLILSSNNISGPFPPSFQALKNLTELRLDFNEFSGPLPDEFSSWERLRVLDLSNNRFNGSIPSSIEKLAQLHSLNLAYNKFSGEIPNLHVPGLKLLDLAHNNLTGTIPESLQRFPLSAFVGNSVSSSKLAPVRKHHHHNHAVLVIALSACFATLALLAILLVIIHNREEQRRTAKEKPSKRRNDSDPNLGEGGNKIVFFEGKNLVFDLEDLLRASAEVLGKGPFGTTYKVDVEDSATIVVKRIKEVCVPQREFEQQIEHLGSIKHENVATLRGYFYSKEEKLVVYDYYEHGSLSTLLHGQRCLKNRKPLDWETRLNMVYGAARGVAHIHSQSGGNKLVVHGNIKSSNVFLNGKGYGCVSGAGMAALMHSLPRHASGYRAPEIADTRKGTQPSDVYSFGVLIFEVLTGKAEVGNLVRWVNSVVREEWTGEVFDEELMRCTQVEEEMVEMLQVGMVCTARLAEKRPKMSEVVRMVEEIRPEKLASGYRSEVSTGSTPIGSISGSPYIL; encoded by the exons atgaagAGCCAAGTTTTAGTTTTAGTACTCATAGGAGCAATCTTCTGCATAGAAGCTGAGACGATCAGAGAAGATAAACACGCTCTTCTTCAATTCGTTAGCAACATCAGTCACTCTCATTCACTCAACTGGTCACCAACTCTTCCTATATGCACCAAATGGACCGGTGTTACGTGCGACTCCAACCATTCCAGTGTCATCGCTCTTCACTTAGCAGCCACGGGTCTTCACGGGCATCTCCAGCTAAAGGACATAGCCAGGTTAACTAATCTCCAGTTTCTCATTCTCAGTTCTAACAACATCTCTGGACCTTTTCCTCCAAGTTTTCAAGCTTTGAAGAACTTGACCGAGCTTAGACTCGATTTCAACGAGTTCTCTGGTCCGTTGCCTGATGAGTTCTCTTCTTGGGAGCGTCTACGAGTTCTTGATCTCTCTAACAACCGGTTTAACGGTAGCATCCCATCTTCTATCGAGAAGCTGGCTCAGTTACACTCTCTGAATCTTGCTTATAACAAGTTCTCCGGTGAGATTCCGAATCTCCATGTTCCTGGTCTGAAGCTGCTCGACTTAGCTCACAACAATCTGACAGGCACCATACCGGAGTCATTGCAGAGGTTCCCACTCTCAGCATTCGTCGGAAACAGTGTTTCCTCTTCAAAACTAGCTCCTGTAAGGAAGCACCACCACCATAACCATGCAGTTCTTGTCATAGCATTAAGCGCGTGTTTTGCAACACTAGCTCTCCTCGCTATCTTACTGGTGATCATCCACAACAGGGAAGAGCAGAGAAGAACCGCAAAGGAGAAACCAAGCAAGAGGAGGAACGATTCAGATCCAAACCTAGGCGAAGGAGGTAACAAGATCGTGTTCTTCGAAGGGAAGAATCTTGTCTTCGACCTCGAAGACTTGCTGAGAGCTTCTGCGGAAGTTTTAGGGAAAGGACCGTTTGGGACAACCTACAAGGTCGATGTCGAAGACTCGGCCACCATCGTCGTGAAAAGAATCAAGGAAGTGTGCGTCCCTCAGAGAGAGTTCGAGCAGCAGATCGAACACCTTGGCAGCATCAAGCATGAGAATGTTGCTACTTTGAGAGGATATTTCTATTCTAAGGAGGAGAAGCTTGTGGTTTATGATTACTACGAACATGGAAGTCTCTCCACATTACTACACG GTCAGAGATGTCTAAAGAATAGGAAACCTCTAGATTGGGAAACAAGATTGAACATGGTGTACGGAGCAGCGAGAGGAGTAGCTCACATCCACTCTCAAAGCGGAGGCAACAAACTAGTAGTCCATGGAAACATAAAATCATCTAACGTTTTCCTCAACGGGAAAGGATATGGCTGCGTCTCCGGGGCAGGGATGGCTGCGCTGATGCATTCGCTACCGCGACACGCATCAGGCTACCGTGCGCCGGAGATAGCAGACACGAGGAAGGGGACTCAACCTTCGGATGTGTATAGTTTCGGTGTTTTGATATTCGAGGTGCTGACAGGGAAGGCAGAGGTGGGTAACCTGGTGAGGTGGGTGAACTCGGTGGTTAGAGAGGAGTGGACAGGGGAGGTGTTTGACGAAGAGCTGATGAGGTGTACTCAGGTGGAGGAGGAGATGGTGGAGATGCTTCAGGTTGGTATGGTTTGCACGGCGAGGTTAGCGGAGAAGAGGCCGAAGATGAGTGAGGTGGTGAGGATGGTGGAGGAGATAAGGCCGGAGAAGCTAGCGAGCGGGTATAGATCGGAGGTTTCTACAGGGTCGACTCCGATAGGGAGTATATCAGGATCACCGTATATACTCTGA
- the LOC103857087 gene encoding ubiquitin-conjugating enzyme E2 10-like has product MASKRILKELKDLQKDPPTSCSAGPVAEDMFHWQATIMGPTDSPYAGGVFLVTIHFPPDYPFKPPKVAFRTKVFHPNINSNGSICLDILKEQWSPALTISKVLLSICSLLTDPNPDDPLVPEIAHMYKTDKNKYESTARSWTQKYAMG; this is encoded by the exons ATGGCGTCGAAGCGGATCTTGAAGGAACTCAAGGATCTCCAGAAGGATCCACCCACCTCGTGTAGCGCAG GACCTGTTGCTGAAGACATGTTTCATTGGCAGGCAACGATAATGGGTCCTACAGACAGTCCTTACGCTGGAGGTGTTTTCCTTGTTACCATTCACTTCCCTCCAGATTACCCTTTCAAACCTCCTAAG GTGGCCTTTAGGACGAAGGTGTTCCATCCCAACATTAACAGCAACGGAAGCATTTGCCTCGACATCTTGAAGGAGCAATGGAGTCCTGCTCTCACCATTTCCAAG GTGCTGTTATCGATCTGTTCCTTGTTAACCGATCCAAACCCGGATGATCCTTTGGTACCTGAGATAGCTCATATGTACAAGACTGACAAGAACAAGTATGAGTCCACTGCACGGAGCTGGACTCAGAAGTATGCCATGGGATGA